The genomic window CAGCTTAACTACTGAGAATGCACTTTTGTAATCAGAGCCTCCATTTTTCTTACCTTCCCACTACTGGTGGAGCAGTTCTTCTAAAAATGTCCTATATTCAATAAAAGTATTAATCCCATGAGTTCAGTGGCAATCTCAAGGTTGCCTGACAtagtaaaaaggaagaagaaaaaagagggcaggagggagtgaggcaaagaaggagggagggaagaagaaaggcgagaaaggaggaaggagcaaCTAAATGTTCAAGtgtttcacaaaataaaaaacaagcaacTTTATAGATGACAAgtattgttgtttagctgctaagtcatgtctgactcttttgagacaaGTATACTACCTATAAGTACCATTTTGAATGTTATTTCAAAGTGACTAAAAATGTAAGCTTACACAGTCTATTGCATTAACGTCAACACCAGCATTAAGCAGCATTCGTACAAGAGCCTCATTCTGCTTCGTCTTTGACACCTGTTACAACGGCAAGCACAAGAAGAACAAGAGCCGGTTATTTACAAACATTGTCTCCATCTTATATCTGGAATATTCCCATCAATAGGCTTTATTTTAATCCCAACAACCCCCTGCATCTATGCATTGTCGGGAGCCAGGAGCTCCACCTGTGGCAAAGGtcgtgaggaaggaggctcgacatacgcaaaggcgggatcgagcctcaggagtccccctggaaattttcgagcatctacccccaaaaccagagcctgcctactttactactttgtgttctcacctacacctctgactttacagggggctgtcccccaccacctctttcggagaagaagttaacttagagctccagttaataataattcctgggtgtgacaggagtgttttaacctacaaactcctctgaaggttctctagcctgcctgacaggcttgtccggccacatgtgattgttcacagcctcccaaccgtgagaggcacgagatgctttaaaccttctaaaaacaggttctttagagaagttagaaaactattaacataaatatagtgggctgattagaaattgtattggtgaagggtttttcatttgttgagccaatgtttactgctaagtctccacatcccctgtccttatacacattaatgaatatatagaagaaataagtattaacctttgatattaatcacattagaccttaggctaagcaaattctttccttaattaaaacccactacaccttcaccctataggaatgtaactttatctggtaccttcggaaggtggcgtctgtttcaAGAATAATCACCCCCTGgaaaaataagtgttctggttgactgaccgctgtcacaaggagagggtcataaattgtcagcaggccccctggccagaagatgatgtaacacccctaagacctctgtatacatttgtatgaaacacctgactttaataaaaatcaggactgctgaccccatgtgacttttgtataacatctcagtgtataaaaacagaccctggaaaaataaaaaatgggatcagttccttgaaatactggtctcctCATGTCATTCTTtatctcaaactctggctgagtttccatctgcAGTGCGGAGCccgccaagcttactaattttgcctgggcttctagatccgaccggggaggcctcagtgtctcctctccttcgggagaacagaatgaggcctgcggcctacgtaagtggtgcaaacttcttgtcttgaagttttattggtttcccgtgtaaaccaagctactcagcctcttttctccactgaattttcctgctgagctatcctcgttctattactctttatatctctaattaatatttaattaaagctatcaTATCCTGATCGCCaaagccgtctccccttcaaaCTCCCTgaatcagccggggctggacctcggcaatgCATCATTCTTAAattctccccacctcctccctgccctcccatAACGACTAGGGAAAGCCGTGGTTGTCAGAGTGTAATCCTGGAGTAGCAGCATCAGCATCTGGGGACCTAGAAATGCAAAATCTAGGGCGCCATCCCATACCTGCCAAATGCTACTGAGGTTGGAGTCCAGTGacctgtctttcctttcctcactcAAAGCCTTTCTATAACATCCCGTTGCTCTGGGGACAAAAGCAAAATCTTCAGCCTGTGGCAATCCCCATATATTCTGCCCTCCGCTTATGGCCTCAGCCATCTCAATCACACCCCCTGGCTCACCTTGCTCCAGCCACATTGGCCTCTGTTAGTCtttcatctggagaaggcaatggcaccccactccagtactcttgcctggaaaatcccaaggacagagaagcctggtaggctgcggtccatggggtcgctaagagtcagacatgactgggcgacttcactttcacttttcactttcatgcattggagaaggaaatggcaacccactccagtgttcttgcctggagaatcccagggacgggggagcctggtgggctgccgtctatggagtcacacagagtcggacacgactgcagcgacttagcagcagcagcagcagcagcagcaatcattcatccccacaggctcccctgtgccATAGAAGAGTTGCACTGAATGTTTCTTCTGCCTAGAAGcctcctctctttcttctttgcctgGTAAATATCTCACCCTATGCCCCTCTTCCTCCATCAGGCTTTCTCTGACCTACTGTCCAGGCAACATCCCTCTCCATTGACCACCTCTGTGTACCAACTACCTCATGAGAATTTCATAAGTTTCTTCCACTGTTTGATTGAGTGACTCATTCTTCACTACCATCTAACTCTCATGAGGACAAGGACCAAACCTGTTTGGTGCATCATTGTATTCCTAATacccagcacagtgtctggcacataaaagGTTTATAAGAAGTATGCAGTGAATGATTGAAAACATGAATGAAATTAACTAGGCTCCTCAGAAATCCACTTTTTCTGCCTAGTCCTCTGAGATTCTGATCACAGGACACTTTGAACATCCCCCACCATTCCACTGTGTAGGGAGCATGGCTGTCCCTATTCAAGTGGGTGTGTCCTGGAGTTAAGCCCCTTTATCATTTAGGAAGCTCCATCCAGCTGTCTTCTCTTTGCAGTTCCCTCCCACCTCAATAtctgcctttctcctcctgtcctctgaTGTAACACAGTCCTTTCTGATCCCTTCCCAGATTATTTCCTCTCATGTCATTTATTCCTTATGCATCACAAATttacaacttcagttcagttcagttgctcagtcatgtccaactctttgcgaccccatgaattgcagcacgccaggcctccctgtccatcaccaactcccggagttcactcaaactcatgtccatcgagtcagtgatgctatccagccgtctcatcctctgtcgtccccttctcctcctgcccccaatccctcccagcatcagggtcttttccaatgaatcaactcttcgtatgaggtagccaaagtattggagtttcagcttcagcatcagtccctccagtgaacacccaggactgatctcctttaggatggactggttggatctccttgcagtccaagggactctcaagagtcttctccaacaccacagttcaaaacatcaattcttcagtgctcagctttcttcacagtccaactctcacatccatacatgactaatggaaaaaccatagcctcgactagaaggacctttgttggcaaagtaatatctctgcttttcaatatgcatcagagggcagacatactgaaaccataatcacagaaaactagccaatctgatcacatggaccacagccttgtctaactcaatgaaactaggccatgccatgtgggccacccaagacaggagagtcatggtggagaggtctgacagaatgtggtccactggagaagggaatggcaaaccacttcagttttcttggcttgagaaccccatgaacagtatgaaaaggcaaaatgataggatactgaaaggggaactccccgggtcggtaggtgtccaatatgctactggagatcagtagagaaataactccagaaagaatgaagggatggagccaaagcaaacacaatacccagttgtggatcggactggtgatagaagcaaggtccgatgctgtaaagagcaatattgcataggaacctggaatgtcaggtccatgaatcaaggcaaattggaagtggtcaaacaggagatggcaagagtcaacatcaacattctaggaatcagcaaactaaaatggactggaatgggtgaatttaactcagatgaccattatatctacaacttcagttcagttcagttcagtttagtctctcagtcgtgtccgactctttgtgaccccatgaatcgcagcacgccaggcctccctgtccatcaccaactcccggagttcactcaaattcgtccattgagtcggtgatgccccagccatctcatcctctgtcgtccccttctcctcctgcccccaatccctcccagcatcagagtcttttccaatgagtcaactcttcgcatgaggtggccaaagtcctggagtttcagcttcagcatcattccttccaaagaacacccaggactgatctcctttagaatggactggttggatctccttgcagtccaagggactctcaagagtcttctccaacaccacagttcaaaagcatcagttcttaggcgctcagctttcttcacttcaGGCCCCATGAATTAATATAATACATGTACAATCAGAGTTGACTTATTCACTGTAATTCATCTTTTTTGCCCAGGCTCCAGCTTTAAACACTGTACTGTTTTAGAAAGCAAGTTTGTGTGTTAACAAATTCTGAAACAGCCTGACCAATCATAGTTGAGACTTTTTCTTCATAATCTCTAGAAAGGCTTGGAAGTGAAGGCAGATTCCGCCCCCCTCACACACACCAAAACTACAAACATTCAAATGCTGTGGgctaaatatacatttttaagaacTTTTTGAGAGCATAAACAGATTATATGTTTGTCAGTGAATTATAGTTTTCCCTCTCATAAATCCAAGCATCAGAATCAATGTTGCCATATTTAATTATAGTTCTTCaaaatttataacatttaatTACTCAAGGAGATAATCACATTGCCTACTGGCAGAGTTTGTTCTGGAGCTTATGTTGACAAGAATAACTAACAGCCATAGTCTATTAGCGAGAAGGGAAGGGAGTTGGTCACTTAACTGAAATAAATTGCATATATGTTGAGTCATCTCTCAAACGTGGAGCTTGCCAAAAGAAGAACCAGATGGGAAAAACTGAAAGAGTCAGTGCAAACCTGTCActctatttgggaaaaaaaactcaagcttcattttctatttataatATGACTGTATTCATATACCAACTGCATCTTTCTTTATGTAAGCAGATTACTGCACTCCAAAGATTCCTGCAAGCATGAATAAATCTACCAAGGGGAAAGGTGGGCTTCAAATTCTCTGTAAAGATCTCTTATGTTTGTCAGCTTCTGATGCACATCTCCTGGGATCTGTTTTTTAATTCACACCAGGGTGGGTCCTAAAAGTCAGAAACTCAAAAAGACATGTACAGACTTACACTctccttataaaaaaaaaaagagagagagagagagagagaaaataaacagtAGGGAggggattttttaatatttagaatttttgcttttccttCAGAAGATTCATaatcaaaattaatttatttttccaaataaacatTGCATAGATTAttttatcattgattttttttatcattgattGATTGACCTGGGTTCCTTTCTTCTTGCTTTACTTCAATCATAGTATTGCATATATGTTGGTAATGCCATTTATAGAATACAAACCAAGAGCTTATTTTTGTTACCATTTATTTACATCTCACCAGTGTAGCAAAAATGACTCATGCTGACGATCTCTTACTCACTTATCTCATGAGTATTGTACTCACCATGAGGAAATACCCAATAAGAAGGACAGGCATTAAGAGGATAATGAGTAGATAATCAAAGAAGGTAAATCTTTTCTTCACAGCATAATGCAAGCAGGTTCTCTGTTTCTAAAAAAATCCATAAAAGGACTCTTTATTAATAAAACACTTTTTCAAAagtcagatttttaaattataatatcaAAAAATTTAgtctgtgatttttatttttgtgacacCCATGGCACCCTTTTCTGAAGAGTACATCTAATGAATAAACCCCGCTTTCCATTGACCAGAATATTGAACACAGTACAGTCTAAAGGAAAAGTTGGGCCACAGAAGAAGACAGTAAATAAAATGTACCTTTTACAAATTATCAAAAGATGGATTATCACACTCAGTTTAGGGGGAAAAATACATTGAGATATAAACAAAGGACTGAATTTAGTATGAAAATCTATAGTTAGTCcttaatctgggcttccctggtggctcagcaataaagaattgaACTACAATGCGGGAGGTACAGGTTTGAGacttgggtctgatccctgagtcaggaagattccctggaggagggcatggcaacccactctcgcattcttgtctggagaatccccaaggacagagaagcctggcaggccacagtccatgggatcacaagagtcagacacgacttagcaactaagctaccaccaccacccctccttAATCATCAATGGTGCACACcagagctttttgtttgtttgtttttaaggactCTGGTTAGGAGTCCTTACTCTTAACTCACTCCTAGGTTAGGAGAACTTCCTGAAGGCAGTTCCTAGACCCAAGAAATGAGAAAGCACCAGTTCAAATTATTAATGTATAAGAATTAATAATAGGGGAAAATGTAACAgattaaacctttaaaaaaacattaaaaatattttttaaattgcagaccAAATACCACTTCTCATAAAATCTCTACTTAAGTATCCACTGAAGTCCTTTCCATGATCTCCATGAGCAGGCTGGCTCAGGTTCTCTGCCAAAGAGAGCTAAGCTGCCTCCTCAGCCCGTCTTGGTGTTGACAAACATCTCGCTCTCTCAGCTTCCTAACCACCAAGTCTCCTGAGAGGGCATGAACCCAGACACATCTGTCTTGGCTGCCCGCTCTCACCACAAGGCCACCCACCTGGTTCCTCAGCTGGGTGCTGGGGCAATCATGTCACACTCCACTAAACTGCCTATCTGTTAGACTCAGCCCAGCCATGACTTGCTTTTAAACCCAACAACACAAAAAATAGGAAGCACAAACAAGAAAGTCCAGCAGTGATCCATTTTCTGATAATATATTATTACTCCAAATGCGGACTTTAAAGTGACTTGGAAGGGGCAGGTGGGGCCTTATGGgctattttctgccattgaatgTACTCGAGTTGGTACTGGGCATTCACAATTATTACAAAGCATGactttcaatatttattcagtgtccTTTAAATGTCAGCTTTACTGTGATGCCAGAATTGGACATTCCCATCGGGTTCTGAAAGGATGTTCACAGCATCTCCTGTCTGGTTTCAAGTAGCCTCATATTTATTCTTTGCAAATTTCTTACTGAAATTCTTTTATTCCATAAGCAAATTATAGAATCTTCTGGAGATCAGAACATTGACATAGTAGACAAAAGTCTAACTAATGAAATAGCAGCACCAGGTTAATACTTGTTTTCCAGGGACTCTTGCCAATTACTTTTGTAATAGTGAGGAAGATGAGCAGGGAAAGAAGAAGGGCAAAGAGAAGCctagggaggaggagaaggaggaaaagaaaggaagacacTCTTTGCAGACAAATGAGTGAAcccttcctgttttgttttgttttttcataaatgCAAGGACATAATTGCTATAAAACCAACAAAATACGCCTGCTCATGGAACTATACCTACCCATGGAATtatgctttattttgctttttagccTGATAACGTGGCCTCAGTAAGTGTCAGTCTCTCTAAAGTAAggccaaaaaattttttgttgATATTAAGAACTGCGAACAACAAGCAAATGACGCCCACTGCTTCCACTAGGCCAAGGGGAAAGGCATTACCGTGGTCACGGCCTCACCTGGTTTTTGAGATTCACATCAGCATTCCTtctcagaaggaaggaaatgattcTCATGTGCCCCCGCCTACAAGCACAGATCAAGGGGGTGTCTCCATTAAAGCCGTCTTGGATGTTGATATAGCTGCGGTCTTCCCTCACCCACTGCCACACTTGACCCAGGTCATTCTGATAGGCTGCCTGGCAGATGGGCTgaggagaggaaaacaaaagcaggtTTTGAAATACAGGAATAATTAaactacagccaaaaaaaaaaaaaaaaaaatcacctgataCCTTGAAATTCAGTGTTTTAGAACAGTTGTCCTCTGCTTTGTAGATGAGATCTTGGGTCTCCACTATGCCTAGTCTTACTTAAGTCTAGGACAAGTGTAAGTACACAAGGAACCTGTTATGATTTCCTAAATTGCTTGGCACGCAGGCATGTTCATCCAAGACCAGTAAGTGAAAGAATGGCTACGATATTACCAACTCAGTAAGGAAATCATGTGTTGGGTTCATGGATTAATGTCTGTCAGGAAAGCAGGATTTTACTTAAAATGAAATCAGCCTATGGGAGGAGTTCAGGGCAGCACCAAATAACAAGTTAAAGACATATGACCACCTGCTCCCTTCCAGCACACCCCACCAAGGAGCTCTGCACGGTGGGAAAGACCTATTTCATACAAATAATGAATTATGTAATtagatgct from Bubalus kerabau isolate K-KA32 ecotype Philippines breed swamp buffalo chromosome 22, PCC_UOA_SB_1v2, whole genome shotgun sequence includes these protein-coding regions:
- the ANKRD22 gene encoding ankyrin repeat domain-containing protein 22 codes for the protein YSKPICQAAYQNDLGQVWQWVREDRSYINIQDGFNGDTPLICACRRGHMRIISFLLRRNADVNLKNQKQRTCLHYAVKKRFTFFDYLLIILLMPVLLIGYFLMVSKTKQNEALVRMLLNAGVDVNAIDCYGCTALHYACEMKNQTLIPLLLEAHANPMIKNKDGETSLDIAQRLKFSQIELMLRKAS